The following nucleotide sequence is from Megalops cyprinoides isolate fMegCyp1 chromosome 19, fMegCyp1.pri, whole genome shotgun sequence.
TTCGTACACAAAAGTTAAGCCCATATTGCAAGAACGTGACCGTTGAAAGAGGAAGATTGTTCACATGAGTAGCCTCCACAGGTTGATGATTAAAAGATTTCAGCACATGGCCATTGGGATACATATGCGATCCCAGCATGACACCATGTGAGGAACCAAATCAGATGCCCTCCGGGGTAGATCTCCGTTCTCTCACCTTGAGTTTGAAGTTCTCCAGGATCTGCCGCAGCAGGAAGGGGTTGCAGCGCTCGGCGGCGTTGAGGAAGGCCTGATTCCAGTCGTCGCAGAAACGGTTGCTGACTGTGGGAGATACAGTAGAAGTTGCCATCGCAGAAACAGCTGCCAACCATAGGACACATAGGCTACACTCAGAGAGCCACTATGCAGATGGaactcagagctgtgtgttgggGAAAGGGGGTCATTATATCCATGGCACAGTAATCTCAAAGACCTCTGTAGGTAAAGAGGGGAAGGTTTACATTGTGACACAGTAACAGAGGGGAACTTAGCTTATGCTACAGTGACCTATAGACACCCCTATAGACATGCCttggagaggaaggggaagctTAGCCTATGCTACAGTGACCTATGGACAGATGTGTGATGGAGGGGAGACTTTAGGGCAGTGGTGTGAGCAGAGTTTATGCTGTGGCACCGCAGGCCGCAGACACACCTGTGTTGGTGAGCGTGGGTGGGGTGGTGGAGCAGTCGATCACCAGGTCGGAGTGCGAGTCCTCGGAGATGGCCTTGCACAGCGAGGTGGTGGTGTCCTCCTGGACCAGACCCTGCAGGCTGGCAGCCTTAATGAACCTGCAGCAAAGGAGAGGGACCTGCGTCACACGTCTGCAAATCAGATTCATCCATCAGCACACGCATTCAAAACAAAAGGGACTGCAGCACCTAACCCAATTACCTAATGTGTACACCttcaaacaacaaataaatccaTGACGATAGAAAATGTAACTATCATTCTGGCATAAAAACTAATAACATTTTCTAGAATGTTACgttgttacattattttccaATGGGTCTCTTGCACTGACCTGGATGTCAGAGATAAATTCAGTATTGGCTTTACCCATCTTTACCCATCTTGCCTCTCTTCATCCATCACAAATGCTTGAAAAATCTTGCTTGAGACCAAGGCTATGCTTAATGTCATGAAAAAGGTGTAGCAGCTTGTAGATTTAGATTTGACATATTTGGTGTCTGCTAGTCTCCCTGTGGCGAAGCCCTCACCTGGCCACATCAGCCTTGGTTCTCTCTTCTGCACCAATCACTTCCACGTGGGTGTGGCTCAGAGCCtgcaacacagcaacacagacgCTAATCAGCTCCGTTCATACCCCTCCCCGCCTGGACTCACCATTCTGCAGTGTCACAGTCAAGGCGAAATGTGTGCCTCTCCACCTTGACCATTGGTAAAATCCCACCCCCTGGTGGTCACATGTATTTTACATCTATACTTGTGTGACTTAAAAGCACTGGTTTGTTAGACCTTCACTTCTGGAAAGTTCATTACTTTCAGACAAAAATTATAGTGGTAGTGGTAGCTTAGATAAATATAATCCCATATTTTATAAGTAAATGGAAATGGTAAAAAATCTGTTGAATTAATATCATAAAAGCTGACTAGACAATTTGCATGGTATGTATAGCTTATTATGATAAACTATACAACTGCATGCATCATATACGACACTAGTACTGCATGCTTACTCCTACTCTGAGCCTTAACACTTCCAGTCTTAACTTACTCTCTATTATCTTGTCTAATCCATCTTTAAAGTAAAACATTCAGACAATGCAGTATTTCaagtttttgcttttcatttagcTGAATATATATTACTGTCATGATTATATTTAGGCAACAGTACAGTTTCCCGTAGACTGTAGATGACTGACTGAGACATAGAGTACAGGCCACAGTAAAGTGGACCCACAGAAATATCTAGCCACAGAAAAGAGTTAAATGTTTCTGTTCCACATGTACTTCACCTAAGAGGTTAAGGCTGAAAGTCAGCTACCAGTcatttctgcctgtgtgctATGCTGCACTCAGTaagcatgaaaatatattaGGCAAGCTACGCATGCATGCATCTCTGCACAGCTCCTGGATGACAACATAAGACACCAGCTggagggtcaggggtcaggggtcagaggtcactcaCAGCATGGAGCAGGTAGCTGATGTTCCCCTGGACGAGCTGCACCACCCTGTAGATATGCATGACTGATTCCTCGTACCAGCGGCTCAGGTAGGGCCTGATCTCCGTCTCCAGATTCTGCAGCTGCAACATGGGCAAGTACAACGCCGTGAGGTGTGGGAGAGACCAGCAAGCCTGCACGTTGTTTAAGCTCTTTAAAAGAGGTGCACCAGACCTGCATAAACAGCAGACCCTCACACAGCTATGGTGCAACCCTGCAGAAGATGAACAACCACTGGCTGCATGTGTGATTTccctttttctattttttttctatgttctttttctttttcacacagtcacatgacccagTGCAGACAAGTCCATTAACAGTTTGTAGTTTGCTCTGGCAGCCACAGACATCTGTGATAAGGGCAACATACTAATAACAAACCTTTCCTCTGATGAGTGATTACATATGTTAAAGTGTTCAGGGTATGTGGAGGGTATGTGTTAGCACTGTATTTGGAATCCTACAGTCCTTATGTTGtgtatattgcattgcatttacatgttAATCTGGGCATACACTTAAAATATCAACACTATCTTTGGCACTGACACTTGTttatgtgtggttagtggtatCCTGTTTCTACAACTTTTCCTGCCACTTTATTCTATgcactttgtaagtcgctctggattaCAGTGTCTTACAAacttctaaatgacaatgaaatgtaatgtgaacCCCATTTCAGGGACCCCGAGGCTCTCAGGATCTCGGTTCAGCTTTGCTGAGAACAATAACTCCTGTGCCTGCTTACCTCCGGGCTGAGGCTGTTCTGCAGACCCTGCACATACTTGTCCAGTTCCAGCCTGAATGTGCGGTCGGTtaaggaaaggggggggggggtcttatgTGTCAATCATCATGCGAGACCATACCTGGGACCATACGGCCCGTGTGATTATGGCAGAAATTGACATGCGTGTTTGAGCCCACTTTTGCCTGTTGTGTTTTCCAGTCCTTTCTCACTCTCATGTGGATAGATCATGGACAGGCCACCTAACGGCTAACCTTTCCTAACACTAACGCCGGCAAGCACACGACTCATCACCTTCCAAAGGATATAGATTGAGGCCTTTCTCTGAGCCCCCCAGGAAGCACACCACGTAGTCCCCGctgccctccccctccgcctGGCCAGGGGATCTCTCCTGCTCCAGGAGGCAACAGTAACAGCCCACTGCCTGCTCCGGGACACTGCAACACCACAGACCCCCATGCTGTTAGACGCCGCCTGCTTGACACCCACTTTCAGCACAGCGGTTCCAAAAATGGAGGTAAATGACCCACTGGTGCATCGTGAGGGGGGCTGAAGTGGGTTGtgagacaaaggaaaaaaaacaacctacCGTATTACACCCTCCATACTAATCAAATTGCAACCTACTTGACTGtagttacattatattatattcaaaGAACAGattttatacaatatttaaCCATAAGTTAGGCTACATTTTCATGTGGGCGTGTTCATTCATTAAGGTGGTCCTGGGCTAGCAGGTTTGAGAACTCTTACACTAGCATCTATCTGTCTTGTTtatgaatacattacaaaacatgaCAGTAATTGACCAGAGAAATCACTGTGTCCagagaaatatattgcattcattATGAACTTGCTTTCATTCATGTGTTGTTATCTGACAAAAGCAGTCAGACCCTACGTAGTGTGATGTGTCTTTGCTTGGTGAAAACCCTGAGCTGCTGGAACAATTGGTCGTGGCTGTATCAACACCCTGCGGTTACCTGAGCTCCACTGTGGCGATGTTGCCCATCCCGCCCAACAGCGCCCCCTTGCTCAGCCTCCGGGAGATGTAGCAGCGCAGCTCCGGCTCAGCCTCCGGCGGTAGACTCGTGTCCACTAGAGAGAGACTATAGCGCCCAGAAGCCGTTACCAACGAGGGCAGAAATGTCCCCGTGTGAAAGCCAgctacatgcaaacacacagcgcTGAAGCCCGATGAAATATGCACATTCCCCGCACATTTACGAAATCACATAACCATATGCTGATGgcaaattcagtttcagtttgcAAAATGTAATGGGTTCAAATGATGAAGACAGCGGTTTGATTCGGTTCTTTACCACTGATACACCAAAGCACAACACTCAATTCCACAGAGATCACTGAGGCGGCGGTCACGACCTTCTTTACCTAAAATCATCCTCAGTTGTAGTGGACTCTGTTCTTCTGTGGCTCCTAGCCATTTTGTCGTCAGCTGCCTCAGATCTAGACAATCAATAGTTTGTCCATAACGGGTTAGTGACGACTGACGGGCTCCCTGTGAGTCTAAAACTGGCCATCACTTTGCTCCATAGACTCAAAATGTAGAGGAATTTGGGACAGGGGATAACTGCGTGTCCACTTCCGCTTAATATATAAACAGTCGACGTTACTATACACGTAGCGGTGTTAAACATCAAGCATTATGTAAGTAAAccttaaaacacaaacactgaaacatccgtactttcataaaacatattatAAAATGCATCAGATTACTGACAACGAGCATTTGCAGTAGCTATctgctgttttgccattttgctaGCTTCTCAGTTAACCTCTTCGAGGCAGGTAGCTAACGCTACTTGGCGGTTAGGTGGCATGCCACTAGCTAGCAAAGCAGACATGACAAATTGATGTTCGCATAAAATGAGAATCAAGAGTGAGAAAGGTTGTAACATAGCTAGTGTTTGCTAGTCAGCCAGCGATATGGACAGACAGATCCCAGACAGAACAACATTTACTGACTAGCTAGCAACAAGCTATTGATAACAACTATTTTTAGCTTTCAGATATTTTCTCATAtgaaatagctagctagctgcaaaGTGGTTGTCGATAAATTATAGGCAGCTGCAGCCACTAATCGTAGTAAACGTTCAAAATGAATTAAGGTAGTTTACCTTGTGCTTTGGTAAAAGTAGATTGAATAATAGCAGTTTagctgctgtgctttctgatTATATCCCATAATTTCTTCATTGTCAAAATCCGCGTCTCTTTCTTCAACATCAATAGAATCTTGGAAAGAAGAAGTCTGTGAAGTAAACATTTTCCTTTGCGTTTGCAGAGCAAGGAGCAATCGTAGCTAGCTATGATGTGTACAAAGCCCGATGACAGCTGACGTTAGGGGGCTTGTCGATGCGGTGCGCCGGCTGAAACATCCGGGTTTGATACGATTCCCCTTGCAGTGGTTCCGGGTGACAGATTGTAACGTTCTGTTTC
It contains:
- the c19h17orf75 gene encoding protein Njmu-R1 isoform X2; this translates as MFTSQTSSFQDSIDVEERDADFDNEEIMGYNQKAQQLNCYYSIYFYQSTSLSLVDTSLPPEAEPELRCYISRRLSKGALLGGMGNIATVELSVPEQAVGCYCCLLEQERSPGQAEGEGSGDYVVCFLGGSEKGLNLFRLELDKYVQGLQNSLSPELQNLETEIRPYLSRWYEESVMHIYRVVQLVQGNISYLLHAALSHTHVEVIGAEERTKADVARFIKAASLQGLVQEDTTTSLCKAISEDSHSDLVIDCSTTPPTLTNTVSNRFCDDWNQAFLNAAERCNPFLLRQILENFKLKAIQDMNNLKRFIGQAEMSHYALFRCCLFLQSCGNGDVLLQNARAEHSSLPEARSIIRVLEEFLSEQAQGAVH
- the c19h17orf75 gene encoding protein Njmu-R1 isoform X1, which encodes MFTSQTSSFQDSIDVEERDADFDNEEIMGYNQKAQQLNCYYSIYFYQSTRSEAADDKMARSHRRTESTTTEDDFSLSLVDTSLPPEAEPELRCYISRRLSKGALLGGMGNIATVELSVPEQAVGCYCCLLEQERSPGQAEGEGSGDYVVCFLGGSEKGLNLFRLELDKYVQGLQNSLSPELQNLETEIRPYLSRWYEESVMHIYRVVQLVQGNISYLLHAALSHTHVEVIGAEERTKADVARFIKAASLQGLVQEDTTTSLCKAISEDSHSDLVIDCSTTPPTLTNTVSNRFCDDWNQAFLNAAERCNPFLLRQILENFKLKAIQDMNNLKRFIGQAEMSHYALFRCCLFLQSCGNGDVLLQNARAEHSSLPEARSIIRVLEEFLSEQAQGAVH